One region of Mucilaginibacter sp. 14171R-50 genomic DNA includes:
- a CDS encoding DUF6443 domain-containing protein: MKNYIYSRLSISFAATLLFSISAFGQTSDQNYVRTRVPRREIGTDGKLDSLTGNKDSVMRTVAYFDGLGRPLQTVQVQATSSSNDIVQPFVYDAFGREAYKFLPFAYSGTGTGAYRSDALVKQAAYYDPTPGNTNPQQTNGVVRTAYPYAVTGFEPSPQNRVVEQGAAGASWQLPGTGDGGSAGHTLRMVYSTNDQSGFSTAVSATNMGSHKVALYTAAVNADGSRTLARTGNTATYNSGELYLTITRDENWQPADGCLGTTEEYKDKVGHVVLKRTYNKIKSGGSYVLEMLSTYYVYDDMGQLAFVLPPASKGDNTTVISVSNLAAYVYQYRYDERGRLMQKKLPAKGWEYMVYNKLDQVVATQDSVQRMKAPQEWVVSKYDAMGRVVLTGIYQHPGSVSGADNRVALQALVNAQDTLWERPAAAGNGYTNAAWPATLAATLSINYYDGYNNIPGLPAPYDQQSNTAYSQQTTGLLTAGKVSVLGSTNMLWTVNYYDEEGRAVRSFSQHYLGGTANAYNYDDITTVYNFNDQPTSVTRRHYRKNTAGTAATLAVTVYDSYTYDHMGRKVRSYNQLRHEALTAQAKVALNRFYYNGIGQVIQKGLHSLTPYTAYLQSVYYRYNERGWLTSINNSTLSDDGGYTNSAGNAAFGMEIAYQGTSTGRPQYNGNISTVKWKQGRTDLSLPLPGQQSYDYDYDRLNRLTAAVSTSSAAKDGFYNEALTYDQMGNITALGRNEKVSGVKTQIDTLSYSYNGNRLTRVDDASAYNGLAGFTDGVQVANEYTYDGNANMRKDLNKGITSINYNMLNLPESITVNGNTVTYTYDASGRKLKKVFTAGSNITTTEYIGGIQYTNGAIDFIQNEEGRARLSGTVYKYEYDLKDHLGNTRTTVTWDAADATQLTPKILQQNDYYAFGLSIKSLEPTVPSPKNQYLYNGKELQDETGLYDYGARFYNPVIGRWTTPDPLAEKYQALSPYNYVADEPIKFIDPDGNEIIIATSGGDLHYKNGNLYNQNGKIYKGKNEFANKTLAVLNRLSNSKDSYVKKVIGSLTTSKEKHSIEDGFIGGVSSTNSTNDVASNKGDRSDSIIEIDYSQKGEDGKTVNSDDLVGHELFHAFDIQEGNMKGQVYEKPSNKKKAEIDAVNFENRIKNSRGDKKLRDSYGGKKIDKKKIEDPNKKKE, translated from the coding sequence ATGAAGAACTATATATATAGCCGTTTAAGTATTTCGTTTGCTGCGACCCTGTTGTTTTCTATTTCCGCCTTCGGCCAGACCTCGGACCAGAACTATGTCAGGACGCGGGTACCGCGGCGGGAGATCGGTACGGATGGGAAGCTGGATTCGCTGACGGGGAACAAGGACAGTGTGATGCGAACGGTCGCGTATTTTGACGGTTTGGGCCGTCCGCTTCAGACGGTTCAGGTCCAGGCGACGAGCAGTTCGAACGACATTGTTCAGCCATTTGTGTATGACGCTTTTGGCAGGGAAGCGTATAAGTTCCTGCCGTTTGCCTATTCGGGGACAGGCACGGGCGCCTACCGGAGCGACGCGCTGGTCAAGCAGGCGGCGTATTATGATCCCACGCCGGGCAACACGAACCCGCAGCAGACCAACGGCGTGGTGCGGACGGCGTACCCGTACGCGGTAACGGGCTTTGAGCCCTCGCCGCAGAACCGGGTGGTAGAGCAGGGAGCCGCGGGCGCGTCCTGGCAACTGCCGGGCACGGGGGATGGAGGCAGCGCCGGCCATACGCTGCGCATGGTTTACAGCACCAATGACCAGTCCGGTTTCAGCACAGCGGTATCGGCTACCAATATGGGGAGCCATAAGGTAGCGCTGTACACGGCCGCGGTGAATGCGGACGGGAGCCGGACGCTGGCCAGGACGGGGAATACGGCCACCTACAATAGCGGGGAGCTGTACCTGACCATCACGCGGGACGAGAACTGGCAGCCGGCGGACGGGTGCCTGGGCACCACGGAAGAATATAAGGATAAAGTGGGGCATGTAGTGCTCAAGCGGACGTATAACAAGATCAAAAGCGGGGGCAGCTATGTGCTGGAGATGCTCTCGACGTATTATGTGTATGATGATATGGGGCAGCTGGCCTTTGTATTGCCACCGGCCTCGAAGGGGGATAATACCACCGTTATCAGCGTAAGCAACCTGGCGGCCTATGTTTACCAGTACCGCTACGATGAACGTGGGCGGCTGATGCAAAAGAAGCTGCCGGCCAAAGGCTGGGAGTATATGGTGTACAATAAGCTCGACCAGGTGGTGGCCACCCAGGATTCCGTACAGCGGATGAAAGCGCCGCAGGAATGGGTGGTGAGTAAATACGATGCGATGGGACGGGTGGTACTGACGGGTATCTACCAGCACCCGGGGAGCGTGTCCGGGGCCGACAACCGCGTTGCCCTGCAGGCATTGGTGAATGCGCAGGACACCCTTTGGGAAAGACCTGCCGCCGCCGGTAACGGCTACACCAATGCGGCATGGCCTGCCACGCTTGCGGCAACGCTCAGCATCAATTACTACGACGGTTACAATAACATACCGGGTCTGCCTGCCCCGTACGACCAGCAAAGCAATACGGCATACAGCCAGCAGACCACCGGGCTGCTGACCGCCGGTAAGGTCAGCGTACTGGGGAGCACGAATATGCTGTGGACGGTGAACTATTACGATGAGGAAGGCCGTGCCGTACGCAGCTTCAGCCAGCATTACCTGGGCGGAACGGCAAACGCTTATAATTACGACGATATCACCACGGTATATAACTTTAATGATCAGCCGACATCCGTTACGCGCAGGCATTACCGTAAGAACACGGCCGGCACGGCAGCAACGCTTGCCGTTACCGTTTACGACAGCTATACTTACGACCATATGGGCCGTAAGGTACGCAGCTATAACCAGCTGCGTCACGAGGCGCTGACGGCGCAGGCGAAGGTGGCTTTGAACCGGTTCTATTATAACGGGATCGGGCAGGTGATCCAAAAAGGGCTGCACTCGCTTACCCCTTACACAGCCTACCTGCAAAGCGTGTACTACCGCTATAACGAGCGGGGGTGGCTGACCAGCATCAACAACAGTACGCTGAGCGATGACGGCGGGTACACCAACAGCGCCGGCAATGCCGCTTTCGGGATGGAGATCGCCTACCAGGGCACCAGCACAGGCAGGCCGCAGTACAACGGCAACATCTCGACGGTCAAATGGAAGCAGGGACGCACGGACCTGTCGCTTCCGCTGCCCGGACAGCAAAGCTACGATTACGATTACGACCGGCTGAACCGGCTGACGGCGGCGGTATCGACCAGCAGCGCTGCCAAGGACGGCTTTTATAACGAAGCGCTCACCTATGACCAGATGGGCAACATCACGGCCCTTGGGCGTAACGAAAAGGTCAGCGGGGTCAAGACGCAGATCGATACACTGAGCTATTCCTACAATGGGAACCGGCTGACGCGCGTGGACGATGCCTCGGCCTATAATGGGCTGGCGGGGTTCACGGACGGCGTGCAGGTGGCGAACGAGTACACCTATGACGGAAATGCCAACATGCGCAAGGACCTGAATAAGGGGATCACCAGCATTAACTACAATATGCTGAACCTGCCGGAAAGCATCACGGTCAACGGCAATACGGTAACGTATACCTATGACGCGTCAGGCAGAAAGCTCAAGAAGGTGTTTACGGCGGGCAGCAATATCACCACGACGGAATACATCGGCGGGATCCAGTACACGAACGGGGCGATAGACTTCATCCAGAACGAAGAGGGGCGGGCCAGGTTATCGGGGACGGTGTACAAATATGAGTACGACCTCAAGGACCATCTGGGCAACACGCGCACAACGGTGACCTGGGATGCGGCGGACGCTACGCAACTTACGCCAAAGATCCTGCAGCAGAACGACTACTACGCCTTCGGCTTATCGATAAAATCACTGGAGCCCACGGTGCCTAGCCCAAAAAATCAGTACCTTTACAATGGTAAGGAGTTGCAGGACGAAACCGGCCTGTACGATTATGGCGCGAGGTTCTATAACCCGGTGATTGGGAGATGGACGACTCCTGACCCGTTGGCGGAGAAATATCAGGCATTATCTCCATATAACTATGTTGCAGATGAACCTATCAAATTTATTGATCCAGACGGTAACGAAATTATTATAGCAACATCGGGAGGAGATTTACATTATAAAAATGGAAATCTTTACAACCAAAACGGTAAAATTTACAAAGGAAAAAATGAATTTGCGAATAAAACGTTAGCTGTTCTAAACCGGTTAAGTAATTCAAAGGATAGTTATGTAAAAAAAGTGATAGGGTCTTTAACAACAAGTAAAGAAAAACATTCAATTGAAGATGGATTTATTGGTGGGGTTTCTTCCACAAATTCGACAAATGATGTAGCATCAAACAAGGGGGATAGAAGTGACTCTATAATTGAAATTGATTACTCTCAAAAAGGGGAGGATGGTAAAACAGTAAATAGTGACGACCTTGTTGGGCATGAACTTTTTCACGCTTTTGATATACAAGAAGGAAATATGAAAGGTCAGGTATATGAGAAGCCATCAAATAAAAAAAAGGCTGAAATTGATGCTGTTAATTTTGAGAACCGTATTAAAAACAGTAGGGGAGACAAAAAGTTGCGAGACTCTTATGGTGGGAAAAAAATTGATAAAAAGAAAATAGAAGATCCAAATAAAAAAAAGGAATGA
- a CDS encoding RHS repeat domain-containing protein produces the protein MGRKVRSYNQLRHESLTAQAKVVLNRFFYNGIGQVIQKGLHSLTPYTAYLQSVYYRYNERGWLTSINNSTLSDDGGYTNSAGNAAFGMEIAYQGTSTGRPQYNGNISTVKWKQGRTDLSLPLPGQQSYDYDYDRLNRLTAAVSTSSAAKDGFYNEALTYDQMGNITALGRNEKVSGVKTQIDTLSYSYNGNRLTRVDDASAYNGLAGFTDGVQVANEYTYDGNANMRKDLNKGITSINYNMLNLPESITVNGNTVTYTYDASGRKLKKVFTAGSNITTTEYIGGIQYTNGAIDFIQNEEGRARLSGTVYKYEYDLKDHLGNTRTTVTWDAADATQLTPKILQQNDYYAFGLSIKSLEPNVPSPKNQYLYNGKELQDETGLYDYGARLYDPVIGRWTNCDPHASSYFSISSYSYVNNNPITSIDPDGRDLIVLSAPTHAGGYGHAAVLIGNDKTGYKYYSKNGTTEHKGAWGASDKHPVVGRKYASLKEFEASEDNKKDGPYEKAYELKTDEATDKKMEEAAKKAVESDYNVLANSCIDVASDALHAGRFDNGTGPKVFGIIPNTYLTPIPNVRFKAIIKNNPGGVLLILPQPKKKREGTVTVGPLSKPTVIPDNEKKP, from the coding sequence ATGGGCCGTAAGGTACGCAGCTATAACCAGCTGCGTCACGAGTCGCTGACGGCGCAGGCGAAGGTGGTATTGAACCGTTTCTTTTATAATGGTATCGGGCAGGTGATCCAAAAAGGGCTGCACTCGCTTACCCCTTACACAGCCTACCTGCAAAGCGTGTACTACCGCTATAACGAGCGGGGGTGGCTGACCAGCATCAACAACAGTACGCTGAGCGATGACGGCGGGTACACCAACAGCGCCGGCAATGCCGCTTTCGGGATGGAGATCGCCTACCAGGGCACCAGCACAGGCAGGCCGCAGTACAACGGCAACATCTCGACGGTCAAATGGAAGCAGGGACGCACGGACCTGTCGCTTCCGCTGCCCGGACAGCAAAGCTACGATTACGATTACGACCGGCTGAACCGGCTGACGGCGGCGGTATCGACCAGCAGCGCTGCCAAGGACGGCTTTTATAACGAAGCGCTCACCTATGACCAGATGGGCAACATCACGGCCCTTGGGCGTAACGAAAAGGTCAGCGGGGTCAAGACGCAGATCGATACACTGAGCTATTCCTACAATGGGAACCGGCTGACGCGCGTGGACGATGCCTCGGCCTATAATGGGCTGGCGGGGTTCACGGACGGCGTGCAGGTGGCGAACGAGTACACCTATGACGGAAATGCCAACATGCGCAAGGACCTGAATAAGGGGATCACCAGCATTAACTACAATATGCTGAACCTGCCGGAAAGCATCACGGTCAACGGCAATACGGTAACGTATACCTATGACGCGTCAGGCAGAAAGCTCAAGAAGGTGTTTACGGCGGGCAGCAATATCACCACGACGGAATACATCGGCGGGATCCAGTACACGAACGGGGCGATAGACTTCATCCAGAACGAAGAGGGGCGGGCCAGGTTATCGGGGACGGTGTACAAATATGAGTACGACCTCAAGGACCATCTGGGCAACACGCGCACAACGGTGACCTGGGATGCGGCGGACGCTACGCAACTTACGCCCAAGATCCTGCAGCAGAACGACTACTACGCCTTCGGCTTATCGATAAAATCACTGGAGCCGAATGTACCGAGCCCAAAAAATCAGTACCTTTACAATGGTAAGGAGTTGCAGGACGAAACCGGCCTGTACGATTACGGCGCAAGGCTGTATGATCCGGTGATAGGGAGGTGGACCAATTGTGATCCACATGCAAGTAGCTATTTCTCAATATCTTCTTATAGTTACGTAAATAACAATCCCATAACCTCTATCGACCCAGATGGTAGAGATCTCATTGTATTAAGTGCACCCACACATGCTGGCGGATACGGTCATGCAGCCGTTCTTATTGGCAATGATAAAACGGGATACAAATACTATTCAAAAAATGGGACCACTGAACACAAGGGTGCATGGGGGGCTTCGGATAAGCATCCAGTGGTAGGACGAAAGTACGCGTCATTAAAAGAGTTTGAAGCAAGTGAAGATAATAAAAAGGATGGACCATATGAAAAAGCATATGAACTTAAAACAGATGAAGCAACTGATAAAAAGATGGAAGAGGCGGCAAAAAAGGCTGTAGAATCCGATTACAACGTTTTGGCCAATAGTTGTATTGATGTAGCATCAGATGCTTTACATGCCGGAAGGTTTGATAATGGTACCGGACCTAAGGTTTTTGGGATAATCCCTAACACTTATTTAACGCCAATCCCTAATGTCAGATTTAAAGCAATAATAAAGAATAACCCAGGAGGTGTTTTATTAATTCTACCACAACCTAAAAAGAAAAGGGAAGGAACCGTTACTGTGGGGCCATTATCAAAACCTACTGTTATACCTGATAACGAAAAAAAACCATAA